The DNA sequence CGGCGGCACTATGACAACATCGCCGCCGAGCTCGCCGTACCCGAGGGCACCTACCTCGACGAGTCGATCCGGCCCGCGCGCAACCACGCGATCGTGCTCGTCTCCCAGATCCACAAGCCCACGCTGCGCTCCCTGGCGTACGCCCAGGCGACCCGGCCGTACTCGCTGGAGGCGCTCACCGTCGCGGTCGACGCCGAGGAGGCCCGCAGGCTGCAGGAGGAGTGGGAGGCCCGGGGCATCGAGGTGCCGCTGAAGATCCTCGACTCGCCGTACCGGGAGATCACCCGGCCGGTGCTCGACTACGTCCGCAAGCTGCGCCGCCGCTCGCCCCGGGACGTGATCACCGTGTTCATCCCGGAGTACGTCGTCGGCCGGTGGTGGGAACACCTGCTGCACAACCAGAGCGCCCTTAGGCTGAAGGGGCGGCTGCTGTTCCAGCCGGGGGTCATGGTGACCAGCGTGCCGTGGCAGCTCCACTCCTCCGACCGCCGGAAGAGCAACCCGGACCGGGACGGCGCACGCCCGGTACGGCGCCCCTCGGACGGCCGGCACAGGGACGACGACCGGGACGGACGATGATCGAGCTTGAGGTGGGCAACGTCGCCAACGGCGGCTGGTGCGTGGCCCGGCACGAGGGCCGGGTGGTGTTCGTGCGCCACGCCCTGCCGGGGGAGCGGGTACGCGCCCGGATCACCGAGGAGACCGCGCGCTTCCTGCGCGCCGACGCCGTCGAGGTGCTGCGGCCGTCCCCGGACCGGGTGACCCCGCCGTGCCCGTACGCCGGGCCGGGCAGATGCGGCGGCTGCGACTGGCAGCACGCCACGCCCGAGGCCCAGCGGGCGCTGAAGGCCCGGGTGGTGGCCGAGCAGCTGGAGCGGCTCGCCGGGATCCGGCGGCAGGTCACCGTCGAGGAGGTGCCGGGCGCGCCCGGCGGCCTCGGCTGGCGCACCCGGGTGCGGTTCGCCGTGCGCCCCGACGGCGTGGTGGGGCTGCGGCGGCACCGCTCGCACGAGATCGAGCCGGTGGACGCCTGCCTCATCGCCCACCCCGAGGTGGAGAAGATCGGCGTGGCGGCCCGCAACTGGCGCGGCGCCGCGGCGGTGGAGGCGGTCGCCTCCGGCGCCGGGGACCGTGCCGTGGTCGTCGCCCTCCCGCCGGGACGCCGCGGCGGGCGCGGGCGGGGCCGCCGCGCGGACGAGGCGATCGAGGTGCCGGACATCGACGCCTCGGTCGCGGTCGTGGCCGAGGAGGACGGGCACGCCAGGGCGGTGCGGGGCCGCGCCGAGGTGCGGGAGCGCGCGGGCGGCCGCACCTTCCAGGTGGCCGCGAACGGCTTCTGGCAGATCCACCCGGGCGCCGCGCAGACCCTGCTCGACGCGGTCATGCGCTTCGCCGACCCGCGCCCCGGCGAGTGGGCGCTCGACCTGTACTGCGGGGCCGGGCTGTTCACCGCGGCGCTCGCCGAGGCCGTGGGCGAGGAGGGCGCCGTGCTCGGGGTGGAGGTGGACCGCGACGCGGTCCGCAACGCCCGCCGCAACCTGCGCGACCTGCCGCAGGCGCGCGTCGAGCGGGGCAGGATCGAGCCCGCCCTCGACGCCGCCGGGGTGGAGCGGGCCGACATCGTCGTCGTCGATCCGCCGCGCGCCGGGCTCGGCCGGAGCGTCGTCGACCGGATCGCGGCGCTGGAGGCCGACCGGATCGTGTACGTCTCCTGCGACCCGGCCACGATGGCGCGGGACATCGACTGGCTCGCCGGGCACGGCTACCGGCTGGCCGCGCTGCGTGCCTTCGACGCCTTCCCGATGACCGCGCACGTGGAGTGCGTGGCCCTGCTGGAGCCGGAGGCGCGGCCCGCGCGTCGCCGCTGACCCGCGGCGCGGCCGGGGCGCCGTCACCCGGCCACGGCGGTCCGGTGGCCCCGGCGCGGGGTCAGCCGGACGGGCCGAGCCCGTCGATTCGGTGCGCGGAGGACCGGGTCGGGCGCAGCTGGGCGGCCGAGTGGCAGCCCGGCATGGCGGCGGCCGGCGGGGGAGGCGACGGCGTGGGGGACGGCGGCGTTTCGGGCACCGGCCCGGACCGGGGTGACCGCGCCAGGGGCGCCGGGGACGAGGCCCGCGGCGACGGGGGTGGACACCCGGCCGCCTCGCCGTCGGCCGGGTCCGGGTCCGCCGTCGTGGTCGCCTCGCCCGTCGGTGGCCCGGCGGCCGGCGGGTCTGAGCCGGGGACGGGCGCCGCCGCCGAGGCGGTGGCCGGCGGGCGGGACGGCCCCCGGGCGGAGTGCGTGGGCGGGTGCGGGGTCGGCCGCTCCGGCGACGCCGTGGTGGTCCCGGTCGCGGCGGTGGGCGGCAGGCGGGGCATGCCCGCGGGGAGCAGCCACATGGCGAGGCCGGTGGCGACCACCAGCGCCGCCGCCGCGAGGTAGACCAGGGAGCGCGGGGGATTGCCCTCGTTCATCCGATCACCACTCATCGTCGCGTGACGATTACCGTGCGCTTGGGATGGTTGCACCATAACAACCCGCATCCACGCGGGCGCGTACGGTCACCGAAACGTGACGGGACGGAGACGGGGGTGCGGTGCCGTCCGCCGTGGGGAACGATGGCGGAAGGTCCATAATGTCGGCATGCTTCTGAGGATCTTCACCGAGCCGCAGCAGGGTGCCACCTACGACGACCTGCTGCGCGTGGCCCAGGCGACGGAACGGCTCGGCTTCGATGCCTTCTTCCGCTCCGACCACTACATGCGCATCGGCCCCGGCGACCACGGTCCCGGCTCCACCGACGCCTGGATCACCCTGGCCGGTCTCGCCCGGGAGACCTCCCGGATCCGGCTGGGCACGCTGGTGTCGCCGGCCACGTTCCGGCTGCCCGGCCCGCTGGCGATCAGCGTGGCCCAGGTGGACCAGATGAGCGGCGGCCGCGTCGAGCTCGGCTTCGGCGCGGGCTGGTACGACGCCGAGCACACCGCGTACGGCATCCCGTTCCCCCCGCAGCGGGACCGGTTCGCGCGGTACGAGGAGCAGCTGGAGATCATCAGCGGCCTGTGGAGCACGCCCGAGGGGTCCACCTACTCGTTCGAGGGCGCGCACTACCGGGTGGCCGACTCGCCCGCCCTGCCCAAGCCGGTGCAGCGCCCCCGCCCGCCGATCATCGTCGGCGGCGTCGGCCCCACCCGCACCCCGCGCCTGGCGGCCCGCTTCGCCGACGAGTACAACGTGCCGTTCCGCACGGTCGCCGAGACCGAGGCGGCGTACGGGCGGGTGCGCGAGGCCTGCGCGAAGATCGGCCGCGAGTCGATCCGGCTGTCCGCGGCCCAGACGATCGTGGTCGGCGCGAACGAGGCCGAGGCCAAGCGGCGGGCCGAGGCGATCGGCCGTGACCTGGCGGAGCTGCGGGAGGCGGGTCTCGGCGGCACCCCCGGCGAGGTGCTGGAGAAGATCGGCGAGTTCGCCAAGCTCGGCTGCGAGCGCCTCTACCTCCAGATCCTCGACCTGAACGACCTCGAGCACCTGGAGCTGATCGCGGCGGAGATCCTGCCGCATGTCTGACCCGGTCTCCGGGCGGGCCACCGGGCGACGTTAATCGGTGGCGGGTCGAATCGGGCCTGCGGAACAATCCGGGAGCGTGCTGCTCACGATCTCCACCACACTGCGGCCCGCCACCGACCTCGGCTTCCTGCTGCACAAGCATCCCGACCGGGTGCAGGAGTTCGGCCGGTCGTTCGGCACGGCGCGGGTGTTCTACCCGGAGGCGACCGCCGAGCGCTGCACGGCCGCCCTCCTGCTGGAGATCGACCCGGTACGGCTCGCCCGCACCGGCCGGAACCTCGCCGACACGAGCCTCGCCCAGTACGTCAACGACCGGCCGTACGCGGCGTCGTCGCTGCTCGCGGTGGCGCTCGGGGACGTGTTCCGCACCGCGCGGCTCGGCCGCTGCGACGCCCGGCCGGAGCTCGCCGCGGCCCCGATCCCGCTGGAGATCGGCATCCCGGCGCTGCCGTGCACCGGCGGGCCGGAGATCGCGCACCGGGTGTTCGCGCCGCTCGGCTGGGCGGTGGACGCCCGCCCGATCCCGCTCGACGAGCGCTTCCCCGAGTGGGGCGACTCGCGCTACCTGCGGCTGCGGCTGCGCGGCGAGCTGCGGCTCGCCGACGCGCTCAACCAGCTGTACGTGCTGCTGCCGGTGCTCGACTCGGCCAAGCACTACTGGATCGCCCCGGACGAGGTGGACAAGCTGATCCGGGCCGGTGGCGGCTGGCTCGCCACCCACCCGGAGAGGGCGCTGATCACCCGCCGGTACCTGGGCCGCCGCGCGGACCTGACCCGCGAGGCGTTCGCCCGCCTCGCCGAGCTCGGCGACGACGTGGCCGAGTCCCTGGAGCCGCCGGTGGAGGAGGACCCCGCCGCGGGCGACGAGGCGGCCCCGGCGGAGGAGGAGCGGGGCGGCGGCACGCCACTCAACACGCTGCGGCACGAGGCGGTGCTCGCCGCCCTCGAGGAGACCGGCGCCCGCACCGTGATCGACCTCGGCTGCGGCTCGGGCCGGCTGCTCGCCGAGCTGCTCGACCGCCCGCACTTCACCAAGGTCACCGGGGTCGACGTGTCGGCCCACGCCCTCGGCCTCGCCGCGCGCCGGCTGCGGATCGACCGCATGCCGGAACCGCGGCACGCCCGGCTGCAGCTGTTCCAGGCGGCGCTCACCTACACCGACCCGCGCTTCGCCGGGTACGACGCGGCCGTGCTGATGGAGGTGATCGAGCACGTCGACCCGCCGCGCCTGGCCGCGCTGGAGAAGGTGGTGTTCGGCACCGCCCGGCCCGGGCACGTGATCGTCACCACGCCGAACGCCGAGTACAACGTGCGCTACCCCGGCCTGCGCGAGCGGGCCGGGTCCGGCCGCCCGGCCCTGCGCCACCCCGACCACCGCTTCGAGTGGGACCGGCGCGAGTTCGCCGGCTGGACCGCCCACGTCGCCTCCCGGTACGGCTACCGCGCCGAGATCCGCCCGGTCGGCGACGACGACCCCGAGGTGGGCCCGCCCACCCAGATGGCGATCTTCACCCGTACGGAGGGAGGCCGCTGATGGCCGAGACCGACGCCACGCCCCCGGACGCCCCGGACCGGGACACCCCGGACGCGGCCGCCGCGGAGCCCGCGGCCCGTGCCGCGCGGGCGGCGGCGCCGGGCGGCGCCACCCCGGCCACCCCGCCGACGGACGCCCCGGACGCCCCGGCGGAGAACCCGGTGGAGGGGCCGGTGGTGAGCCTGCCCGAGCTGTCGCTCGTGCTGCTCGTGGGCGTGTCCGGCAGCGGCAAGTCGACGTTCGCGCGCCGCCACTTCGCGCCCACCCAGGTGATCTCCTCCGACTTCTGCCGCGGGCTGGTCTCCGACGACGAGACCGACCAGTCCGCCACCGCGGACGCCTTCGACGTGCTCCACCACATCGTGGGCGTCCGGCTGCGGCGCGGCCTGCTCACCGTGGTCGACGCCACCAACGTGCAGCACGAGGCCCGCAGGCGGTTGCTCGATCTCGCCAGGAATCACGACGTGCTCGCCGACGCGATCGTGCTCGACGTGCCGGAGGGGGTGGCGGCCGCCCGCAACGCCGGACGGCCGGACCGCGACTTCGGCCGCCACGTGATCGCCCGGCAGCGCCGCGACCTGCGCCGCTCGCTGCCCCGCATGGACCGCGAGGGCTTCCGCCGGGTGCACGTGCTGCGCGGTGTGGAGCAGATCGACGCCGCCCGCGTCGTGTTCGAGCGGGCGTGGACCGACCGCCGCGACCTGACCGGGCCGTTCGACATCATCGGCGACGTGCACGGCTGCCGCGCCGAGCTGGAGGCCCTGCTGACCCGGCTCGGCTGGCGGATCGACCGCGACGAGCACGGCCGGCCGTACGGCGCGAGCCACCCGGAGGGCCGCATCGCGGTGTTCGTCGGCGACCTGGTGGACCGCGGGCCGGACACCCCGGGCGTGCTGCGCCTGGTGATGGGCATGGTCGAGGCGGGCACCGCGCTGTGCGTGTGCGGCAACCACGAGCAGAAGCTCGCCCGGGCGCTCGCCGGGCGCAAGGTCACGATCTCCCACGGCCTGCGGGAGTCGCTCGACCAGCTCGCCGCCTGCCCGCCGGAGTTCACCGAGGCGGCCCGCCGGTTCCTCGACGGGCTGATCAGCCACTACCGGCTCGACGGCGGGCGGCTGGTGGTCGCGCACGCCGGGCTGAAGGAGGAGTACCACGGCCGGGCGAGCGCCCGGGTCCGGTCGTTCGCCCTGTACGGCGACACCACCGGCGAGACCGACGAGTACGGCCTGCCGGTGCGCCGGCCGTGGGCCGAGGAGTACCGCGGCCGGGCGATGGTGGTCTACGGGCACACCCCGACGCTCCGGCCGGAGTGGGTGAACAACACGATCTGCGTGGACACCGGGTGCGTGTTCGGCGGCTCGCTCACCGCGCTGCGCTACCCGGAGCGGGAGCTGGTGTCGGTCCCGGCCGAGCGGGTGTGGTTCGAGCCGGTCCGGCCGCTCGCCGCGCCCGCGGTACGCCGGGAGCCGGGCACCCTCGACATCCGGGACGTGCAGGGCACCCGGCACGTGGAGACCCGGTTCGGCGTCACGGTGAAGGTGCGCGAGGAGAACGCCGCGGCCGCCCTGGAGATCATGAGCCGGTTCGCGGTGGACCCGCGCTGGCTGGTGTACCTGCCGCCGACCATGGCGCCCGCGGAGACCTCCGCGCTCGAGCACTACCTGGAGCACCCGGCCGAGGCGCTCGCCGAGTACGCCGCCGCGGGGG is a window from the Thermopolyspora flexuosa genome containing:
- a CDS encoding class I SAM-dependent RNA methyltransferase encodes the protein MIELEVGNVANGGWCVARHEGRVVFVRHALPGERVRARITEETARFLRADAVEVLRPSPDRVTPPCPYAGPGRCGGCDWQHATPEAQRALKARVVAEQLERLAGIRRQVTVEEVPGAPGGLGWRTRVRFAVRPDGVVGLRRHRSHEIEPVDACLIAHPEVEKIGVAARNWRGAAAVEAVASGAGDRAVVVALPPGRRGGRGRGRRADEAIEVPDIDASVAVVAEEDGHARAVRGRAEVRERAGGRTFQVAANGFWQIHPGAAQTLLDAVMRFADPRPGEWALDLYCGAGLFTAALAEAVGEEGAVLGVEVDRDAVRNARRNLRDLPQARVERGRIEPALDAAGVERADIVVVDPPRAGLGRSVVDRIAALEADRIVYVSCDPATMARDIDWLAGHGYRLAALRAFDAFPMTAHVECVALLEPEARPARRR
- a CDS encoding LLM class F420-dependent oxidoreductase, producing the protein MLLRIFTEPQQGATYDDLLRVAQATERLGFDAFFRSDHYMRIGPGDHGPGSTDAWITLAGLARETSRIRLGTLVSPATFRLPGPLAISVAQVDQMSGGRVELGFGAGWYDAEHTAYGIPFPPQRDRFARYEEQLEIISGLWSTPEGSTYSFEGAHYRVADSPALPKPVQRPRPPIIVGGVGPTRTPRLAARFADEYNVPFRTVAETEAAYGRVREACAKIGRESIRLSAAQTIVVGANEAEAKRRAEAIGRDLAELREAGLGGTPGEVLEKIGEFAKLGCERLYLQILDLNDLEHLELIAAEILPHV
- a CDS encoding 3' terminal RNA ribose 2'-O-methyltransferase Hen1; its protein translation is MLLTISTTLRPATDLGFLLHKHPDRVQEFGRSFGTARVFYPEATAERCTAALLLEIDPVRLARTGRNLADTSLAQYVNDRPYAASSLLAVALGDVFRTARLGRCDARPELAAAPIPLEIGIPALPCTGGPEIAHRVFAPLGWAVDARPIPLDERFPEWGDSRYLRLRLRGELRLADALNQLYVLLPVLDSAKHYWIAPDEVDKLIRAGGGWLATHPERALITRRYLGRRADLTREAFARLAELGDDVAESLEPPVEEDPAAGDEAAPAEEERGGGTPLNTLRHEAVLAALEETGARTVIDLGCGSGRLLAELLDRPHFTKVTGVDVSAHALGLAARRLRIDRMPEPRHARLQLFQAALTYTDPRFAGYDAAVLMEVIEHVDPPRLAALEKVVFGTARPGHVIVTTPNAEYNVRYPGLRERAGSGRPALRHPDHRFEWDRREFAGWTAHVASRYGYRAEIRPVGDDDPEVGPPTQMAIFTRTEGGR
- a CDS encoding polynucleotide kinase-phosphatase — protein: MAETDATPPDAPDRDTPDAAAAEPAARAARAAAPGGATPATPPTDAPDAPAENPVEGPVVSLPELSLVLLVGVSGSGKSTFARRHFAPTQVISSDFCRGLVSDDETDQSATADAFDVLHHIVGVRLRRGLLTVVDATNVQHEARRRLLDLARNHDVLADAIVLDVPEGVAAARNAGRPDRDFGRHVIARQRRDLRRSLPRMDREGFRRVHVLRGVEQIDAARVVFERAWTDRRDLTGPFDIIGDVHGCRAELEALLTRLGWRIDRDEHGRPYGASHPEGRIAVFVGDLVDRGPDTPGVLRLVMGMVEAGTALCVCGNHEQKLARALAGRKVTISHGLRESLDQLAACPPEFTEAARRFLDGLISHYRLDGGRLVVAHAGLKEEYHGRASARVRSFALYGDTTGETDEYGLPVRRPWAEEYRGRAMVVYGHTPTLRPEWVNNTICVDTGCVFGGSLTALRYPERELVSVPAERVWFEPVRPLAAPAVRREPGTLDIRDVQGTRHVETRFGVTVKVREENAAAALEIMSRFAVDPRWLVYLPPTMAPAETSALEHYLEHPAEALAEYAAAGVAEVVCEEKHMGSRAVVVLARDAAVAESRFGVADATGMVYTRTGRPFFDDPALTEELVGRLRARVAEAGLWQELDTGWLVLDCELLPWSAKAGELIREQYAAVGAAALAALPEALAALDAAAGRGLDVGGLRDRTRRRLENAARFRDAYARYCGPVSGLDGIGLAPFQILAAEGRVLAVERPHSWHLETLARLATGDGLIIPTRHVYVALADEASRRAATGWWEELTDAGGEGMVVKPLAPPTGRVQPGVKVRGREYLRIIYGPDYTEPEQMRELRHRALGKKRSMALREYALGLEALTRLVEGEPLWRVHEPVFAVLALESEPVDPRL